A DNA window from Undibacterium sp. YM2 contains the following coding sequences:
- a CDS encoding DUF1501 domain-containing protein, with product MKNSNTMNASRRAFLQRASALSIAGVATPWALNLAAMAEASAATADDYKAIVCVFLYGGNDYANTLVPYDSANYAAYSRLRPTLAYGRDKLDATALQGLNVPVDRNGVSHQYALAPELAPLLPIFNTGKMGIMLNVGTLIRPTTKLEYTNKTAMLPPKLFSHNDQQSVWQSSAAEGATSGWGGRMGDRFVAGNGNATFTCVNVSGNAVYLSGNTAVQYQVSTNGSVPLAGLQAPLFGSAACSTALQNLVTQARTHLFENEYTRVSKRSIDANDVLTTALAGAPAINTPFNEANNLAMQLKMVARMISCAGALGAKRQVFFVSMGGFDTHDGLVSTHPGLLASVAEALNSFYEATKELKVDSKVTAFTASDFGRTLTGNNDGSDHGWGSMHFMLGGAVNGKRYYGTAPLVATDSDDDVGQGRLLPTTSVDQYAATLGKWLGVSDTDMLDLLPNLKYYDASQRYLGFV from the coding sequence ATGAAAAATTCAAACACGATGAATGCCTCACGCCGCGCATTCTTGCAACGTGCTTCTGCACTCTCCATCGCCGGTGTCGCCACTCCCTGGGCATTGAATCTCGCCGCCATGGCCGAAGCCTCAGCCGCCACGGCGGACGATTACAAAGCCATCGTCTGTGTATTTCTATATGGCGGTAATGATTACGCCAATACGCTGGTGCCTTACGACAGCGCCAACTACGCCGCGTATTCCCGCCTGCGCCCCACGCTGGCCTATGGACGCGACAAACTCGATGCGACTGCCTTGCAGGGCCTGAATGTGCCGGTCGATAGAAACGGTGTCAGCCATCAGTATGCACTGGCACCTGAGCTGGCCCCGTTGCTGCCCATCTTCAATACTGGCAAGATGGGCATCATGCTTAATGTCGGTACCCTGATACGGCCAACCACCAAGCTGGAATACACGAACAAGACGGCCATGCTGCCACCCAAGCTGTTTTCCCATAATGACCAGCAATCGGTATGGCAATCATCTGCAGCCGAAGGAGCGACATCTGGCTGGGGCGGGCGCATGGGGGATCGCTTTGTGGCGGGCAATGGCAATGCGACGTTCACATGCGTGAATGTCTCGGGCAATGCGGTTTATCTGTCGGGTAATACGGCAGTGCAATACCAGGTCTCGACCAATGGTTCCGTGCCACTCGCAGGTTTGCAGGCACCGCTGTTTGGTTCTGCGGCCTGTTCCACGGCCTTGCAAAACCTCGTCACGCAGGCCCGTACGCATCTGTTTGAAAATGAATATACCCGCGTCAGCAAACGCTCGATAGATGCGAATGATGTCCTGACCACCGCATTGGCGGGGGCACCAGCAATCAACACGCCATTCAATGAAGCCAACAACCTGGCCATGCAATTGAAGATGGTGGCGCGCATGATTTCCTGTGCCGGTGCGCTGGGCGCAAAACGCCAGGTGTTCTTTGTTTCCATGGGTGGCTTTGATACCCATGATGGCCTGGTCAGCACTCATCCAGGTTTGCTGGCCAGTGTCGCCGAAGCTCTCAATTCATTTTATGAAGCGACGAAGGAATTGAAGGTCGATAGCAAGGTTACCGCATTCACCGCTTCCGATTTTGGCCGCACCCTGACAGGTAATAATGATGGTTCTGACCATGGCTGGGGCAGCATGCATTTCATGCTTGGTGGTGCAGTCAACGGCAAGCGTTATTACGGTACCGCGCCGCTGGTGGCGACCGATAGTGATGACGATGTAGGGCAGGGCCGTCTGTTGCCGACCACCTCGGTCGATCAATATGCCGCCACTCTGGGCAAATGGCTG
- a CDS encoding DUF1800 family protein yields the protein MEDQPSVADLNTQTAADQDTFNQQAELKAAALLASTALLAACGGSNTTAQNDTGSNNTAMAAPPAPAPDPSAAAITAPEAARFLAQASMGASRAQIARVQSLGYAGWIDEQLSLPGNGTRWDWLVSKGFNDISYRNSQAGFDSTAWRKLISSPDTLRQRFTLVLSEIIVVSIDGLIGGGWKAFGAAGWLDMLEANCFGNYRDLLQMVSTSPAMGQYLTFRGNAKYNAQTGAMPDENYARELMQLFSIGLLELKLNGTPRQQDGKNIETYDLTDITGLARIFTGWDFDLAGGKADKPDFLHRPMTQVPVRHETGASTFLDKTVGEGLNGADALSAALDIIFAHDNVAPFISRQLIQRLVTSNPSTGYVSRVATVFNDDGSGTASKKGNLKAVLKAILLDDEARKPANLSDPQFGKLREPMLRFLAWARAYNVTATNDIWNLGNTSDPATRLGQSPLRSPSVFNYFRPGYVPPNTAIAAASLVAPEFQITNESSVVGYVNYMQRAISSGISDLVPDYSSLMPLADTASAMLDEINLVLAAGQLSTVTLQNLSTAVDSMPRGTDTRRKQRIYAALTLVLAAPEFIVLK from the coding sequence ATGGAAGACCAGCCAAGCGTCGCGGACTTGAATACTCAGACCGCAGCGGATCAGGATACGTTCAATCAGCAGGCAGAATTAAAGGCAGCGGCGCTGCTGGCATCGACGGCCTTGCTGGCCGCCTGTGGTGGCAGCAATACGACGGCGCAAAATGACACGGGCAGCAACAATACAGCCATGGCTGCACCGCCAGCACCGGCGCCTGACCCCAGTGCCGCAGCGATTACTGCCCCTGAGGCGGCGCGCTTCCTGGCTCAGGCCAGCATGGGTGCCAGCCGTGCCCAGATCGCCAGGGTACAAAGCTTGGGTTATGCAGGCTGGATAGATGAACAATTGAGCCTGCCTGGTAATGGCACGCGCTGGGACTGGCTGGTGTCCAAGGGTTTTAACGATATCAGCTACCGTAACAGTCAGGCAGGTTTTGATTCCACCGCCTGGCGCAAACTGATCAGCTCGCCAGACACCCTGCGCCAGCGCTTCACCCTGGTATTGTCAGAAATTATCGTGGTTTCCATCGATGGCCTTATCGGTGGCGGCTGGAAGGCATTTGGTGCAGCGGGCTGGCTGGACATGCTGGAAGCAAATTGTTTTGGCAATTACCGCGATCTGCTGCAAATGGTCTCGACCAGCCCGGCCATGGGGCAATACCTGACCTTCCGTGGCAATGCCAAATACAATGCGCAAACCGGTGCCATGCCAGATGAAAACTATGCGCGTGAACTGATGCAGTTGTTCAGCATAGGTTTGCTGGAACTCAAACTCAATGGCACGCCACGCCAGCAAGATGGCAAGAATATAGAAACCTATGACCTGACCGATATCACAGGTCTGGCACGCATCTTCACAGGCTGGGATTTTGACCTCGCTGGTGGCAAGGCTGACAAGCCTGACTTCTTGCACAGGCCCATGACTCAGGTACCGGTCAGGCATGAAACCGGTGCTTCCACTTTTCTTGATAAAACCGTAGGCGAAGGGCTCAATGGAGCCGATGCACTGAGTGCCGCACTCGACATCATTTTTGCCCATGACAATGTGGCACCCTTCATCAGCCGCCAGCTCATACAAAGACTGGTGACCAGCAATCCCTCAACTGGCTATGTCTCCAGAGTTGCCACCGTATTCAATGATGATGGCAGCGGCACGGCCAGCAAGAAAGGCAATCTGAAAGCCGTATTGAAAGCCATCTTGCTGGATGACGAGGCGCGCAAGCCAGCTAATCTCAGTGACCCGCAGTTTGGCAAATTGCGTGAACCCATGCTGCGTTTCCTGGCCTGGGCGCGTGCCTACAATGTCACGGCAACCAATGATATCTGGAACCTGGGCAACACCAGTGATCCTGCTACCAGGCTGGGGCAAAGCCCCTTGCGTTCACCCTCGGTATTCAATTACTTCCGTCCCGGTTATGTGCCGCCCAATACCGCTATCGCAGCGGCCAGCCTGGTCGCGCCCGAGTTCCAGATCACCAATGAATCTTCAGTCGTTGGCTATGTGAATTACATGCAGCGCGCTATCAGTAGCGGCATCAGTGATCTCGTGCCTGACTATAGCAGCCTGATGCCGCTGGCAGACACCGCGTCAGCCATGCTCGACGAAATCAACCTGGTGCTGGCGGCCGGGCAGTTAAGTACAGTAACCCTGCAAAACCTCAGTACGGCTGTCGATAGCATGCCGCGTGGTACAGATACCCGCCGCAAACAAAGAATCTATGCAGCGCTAACCCTGGTGCTGGCTGCACCTGAGTTCATCGTTCTCAAATGA